The Bradyrhizobium diazoefficiens genome contains the following window.
GATGAGCGGGCGCGTGAAATTTGCACGTTGGATCCTCATGAATGTCTCCGATTGTCCCCACGGATAGTGAACGCCGGAGACCGCACACTATTCTCTCAAGTCTTTGTGAGATCGGCCTCGACCAGCGCGCGCAACTCCGCTGTCACCTGCGGCCTCTGGCCGAACCACAGCTCGAAGCCGCGCACCGCCTGGTGCAGGAGCATGCCGAGCCCGTCGGCGGTCTTCAGCCCGCGGGCCCTGGCGGCCGCGAGCAGCGGCGTCACCAGCGGGACATAGACGAGGTCGGCGACCACGGCCTGTTGCGGCAACCGCGCCATATCGACCTCGAGCGCGGGCTGGCCATGCATGCCGAGCGAGGTCGTGTTCACGAGAAGTTTTGCCCGCGGCAGGATTTCGTTGATCCCGTCCCAGGCAAGCGGATGCACGTTCGGCCCGAACTGCGCGGCCAGCGCCTCGGCCCGCGCAAGAGTGCGGTTGGCGAGATGGACGCGATTGAAGCCGCGTTCGAGCAGGCCGAACACCACCGCGCGCGACGAGCCGCCCGCCCCGAGCACCAGCGCTTCGTCGACC
Protein-coding sequences here:
- a CDS encoding shikimate dehydrogenase: MTKAPAACLIGWPAAHSRSPLIHHYWLRTLGIDGGYLIEAVPPEDLRDFVLRLSLRGFVGANVTIPHKEGVLALSTPDARAQAVGAANTLWFADGELRSTNTDVEGFLGNLDASAPGWDKVDEALVLGAGGSSRAVVFGLLERGFNRVHLANRTLARAEALAAQFGPNVHPLAWDGINEILPRAKLLVNTTSLGMHGQPALEVDMARLPQQAVVADLVYVPLVTPLLAAARARGLKTADGLGMLLHQAVRGFELWFGQRPQVTAELRALVEADLTKT